Proteins from one Oscillatoria nigro-viridis PCC 7112 genomic window:
- the arsH gene encoding arsenical resistance protein ArsH, translated as MTTFTHKPRILFLYGSLRERSYSRLLAEEAARIIEDFGAEVRFFNPLELPIYGSVPDTHPKVQELRELSLWSEGQVWSSPEMHGNITGIMKNQIDWIPLSIGAVRPTQGRTLAVMQVSGGSQSFNAVNTLRILGRWMRMFTIPNQSSVAKAYQEFNEDGTMKDSPYRDRAIDVMEELYKFTLLLREQTDYLTDRYSERKEQAAKETIAVANRALEVNSAKSI; from the coding sequence ATGACAACTTTTACGCACAAACCGAGAATTTTGTTTTTATACGGCTCGTTAAGAGAGCGTTCTTACAGCCGCTTGTTGGCGGAAGAAGCAGCGAGAATTATTGAGGATTTCGGTGCAGAGGTTAGGTTCTTTAATCCTCTAGAACTGCCGATTTACGGCAGCGTTCCCGATACTCATCCGAAGGTTCAAGAGTTGCGGGAATTGAGCCTGTGGTCGGAGGGTCAAGTGTGGTCGAGTCCAGAAATGCACGGCAATATTACCGGCATTATGAAAAATCAAATTGACTGGATTCCTTTAAGTATTGGGGCCGTCAGACCGACTCAAGGCCGAACTTTGGCGGTGATGCAAGTCAGCGGCGGTTCGCAGTCTTTTAATGCTGTCAATACTTTGAGAATTTTGGGCCGCTGGATGCGGATGTTTACGATTCCGAATCAGTCTTCGGTTGCGAAGGCTTATCAGGAGTTTAATGAAGATGGAACGATGAAGGATTCGCCTTACCGCGATCGGGCGATCGACGTAATGGAGGAACTGTACAAGTTTACCTTGCTGTTGCGGGAGCAAACCGACTATTTGACCGATCGCTACAGCGAACGCAAAGAACAAGCCGCTAAAGAGACGATCGCCGTCGCAAATCGCGCCCTTGAGGTTAACTCTGCTAAGAGTATCTAA